A single genomic interval of Microbacterium sp. LWO14-1.2 harbors:
- a CDS encoding DUF58 domain-containing protein, producing MSDDARAGLRMPLRWRRGPVLAIAVAGAVLLAAVGLALSRPDVIATGLPLALGATWMLLRRPTDGMALIALRAASRKRGAMAAAQGSIDVDTRADWMQLAIDQDGRRSALAEVRRGSAVARSTAVLRHSGPVELLAVTARAVTMDGAWLSDVSERVALDWRTPPEIREPGVVPTGPRLRGVHGTHEGSRPGDGGDFRDIHPFAPGDQLRRIDWRATARAARRPGDLLVRRYDSLSDASVVIALDTADDLGTVVASWGRSDPDRSGVTSLDLGREAALSIAAAAIGSGDRVAFHALAPGGRSLRSGGGSRHLARLRGVVAATGVGGEDAHLRRTPVVPNGSIVFVLSTFSDGIAAVQATRWRAAGHAVVAVDVLPELDAARLTVEHRVAMRTLLAERTEVLADLQHAGIEVVPWSSSDREVGMRLAAMRQRRERAGRR from the coding sequence ATGAGCGACGACGCCCGCGCTGGCCTGCGGATGCCGCTGCGGTGGCGACGAGGTCCCGTGCTCGCGATCGCCGTGGCGGGGGCCGTCCTGCTGGCGGCGGTCGGTCTCGCGCTCTCGCGCCCCGATGTGATCGCGACCGGCCTCCCTCTCGCCCTCGGGGCGACCTGGATGCTGCTTCGCCGACCGACCGACGGCATGGCCCTCATCGCCCTGCGCGCGGCATCGCGGAAGCGCGGGGCGATGGCGGCTGCGCAGGGCTCGATCGACGTGGACACGCGGGCCGACTGGATGCAGCTCGCGATCGATCAGGACGGACGTCGTTCCGCGCTCGCCGAGGTCCGTCGGGGGAGTGCGGTCGCCCGGTCGACCGCCGTGCTGCGGCATTCCGGCCCGGTCGAGCTCCTCGCCGTCACGGCTCGCGCAGTGACGATGGACGGCGCGTGGCTGTCGGACGTGAGCGAGCGGGTCGCGCTCGACTGGCGGACGCCGCCGGAGATCCGTGAGCCGGGTGTCGTGCCGACCGGTCCGCGTCTGCGAGGCGTCCACGGCACGCATGAGGGGTCGCGTCCGGGCGACGGCGGCGACTTCCGCGACATCCACCCGTTCGCGCCGGGGGATCAGCTGCGGCGCATCGACTGGCGCGCCACGGCCCGTGCGGCGCGCAGGCCGGGCGATCTGCTGGTCCGCCGGTACGACTCGCTCAGCGACGCCTCGGTCGTGATCGCCCTCGACACGGCAGACGACCTCGGCACGGTGGTGGCGAGCTGGGGGCGATCCGACCCTGATCGCTCCGGCGTGACCTCGCTCGACCTCGGGCGCGAGGCGGCGCTCTCGATCGCCGCGGCGGCGATCGGATCGGGTGATCGGGTCGCGTTCCACGCGCTCGCCCCCGGCGGCCGCAGCCTGCGCTCGGGCGGGGGCTCGCGTCACCTCGCACGCCTGCGCGGTGTCGTGGCGGCGACCGGGGTCGGCGGAGAGGACGCCCACCTGCGACGGACGCCGGTCGTGCCGAACGGGTCGATCGTCTTCGTGCTCTCCACGTTCTCCGACGGGATCGCCGCTGTGCAGGCGACACGCTGGCGCGCCGCCGGGCATGCAGTGGTGGCGGTGGACGTGCTTCCCGAGCTCGACGCGGCGCGTCTCACCGTCGAGCATCGCGTGGCGATGCGGACCCTGCTCGCCGAGCGCACAGAGGTGCTGGCCGACCTGCAGCACGCGGGCATCGAGGTCGTGCCCTGGTCGTCGTCCGACCGCGAGGTGGGAATGCGTCTCGCGGCGATGAGGCAACGACGGGAGAGGGCGGGGCGACGATGA
- the uvrA gene encoding excinuclease ABC subunit UvrA produces the protein MPIVPVASPGKLSVRGARVHNLKNVDIDIPRDSLVVFTGLSGSGKSSLAFDTIFAEGQRRYVESLSAYARQFLGQVDRPDVDFIEGLSPAVSIDQKSTNRNPRSTVGTITEIYDYMRLLWARIGIPHCPECGERIQRQTVQQIADQLMTLPERTRYQIVAPIVSQKKGEFVDLFRELGAKGYSRAIVDGDLIQLAEPPTLKKSYKHDIAVVVDRLVASDDILGRVTDSVETALGLAGGVVQVNYVDEEGDAAWQSFSEKLACPNGHPLSLTEIEPRTFSFNAPFGACPACSGLGTRMSVDVDLMLGDEELSIREGAIIPWTTQGKGLFQYYERLLEGLAADLNFSLDTPWQDLRVDVQDAILRGDNYKVTVKWKNRYGREMRYASGFEGVVPYIERQYAQAESDTQRARWGEYLREVPCPVCNGDRLKPEVLAVQVHGHSIAEVSHLSLADARAFMETLTLTDREAKIAAQVLREIRLRLDFLLQVGLSYLNLSRSAGSLSGGEAQRIRLATQIGSGLTGVLYVLDEPSIGLHQRDNRRLINTLLKLRDLGNTLIVVEHDEETIEAADWVVDIGPAAGVNGGAVVHSGPYSALLNESDSMTGEYLSGAREIPTPTKRRKIDKKRKVSVVGARENNLKNVSVDFPLGVLTAVTGVSGSGKSSLVNDILYQVLASRLNGARTVPGKHTRVSGLDNLDKVVHVDQAPIGRTPRSNPATYTGVFDRIRSLFSETPEAKVRGYQPGRFSFNVKGGRCEACSGDGTIKIEMNFLPDVYVDCEVCHGKRYNRDTLAVHYKGKNIAEVLEMPIAEAAEFFEPIQAIHRYMKTLVDVGLGYVRLGQSATTLSGGEAQRVKLATELQRRSNGRSIYVLDEPTTGLHFEDVRKLLEVLNGLVDKGNTVIVIEHNLDVIKSADWVIDLGPEGGSGGGEILATGTPEQIARVAESHTGQFLAEILDEGRSARKAS, from the coding sequence GTGCCAATCGTCCCCGTCGCATCCCCAGGAAAACTCAGTGTTCGCGGTGCCCGCGTCCACAATCTGAAGAACGTCGACATCGACATCCCGCGTGATTCGCTCGTCGTGTTCACCGGCCTGTCCGGGTCGGGCAAGTCGAGTCTCGCGTTCGACACGATCTTCGCCGAAGGGCAGCGTCGCTACGTCGAATCGCTGAGCGCGTACGCGCGCCAGTTTCTCGGTCAGGTCGACCGTCCGGACGTCGATTTCATCGAGGGGCTCAGCCCGGCCGTCTCGATCGACCAGAAGTCGACGAACCGCAACCCGCGATCGACCGTCGGCACGATCACCGAGATCTACGACTACATGCGACTGCTGTGGGCGCGCATCGGCATCCCGCACTGCCCCGAGTGCGGCGAGCGGATCCAGCGCCAGACCGTGCAGCAGATCGCCGATCAGCTCATGACGCTTCCCGAGCGCACGCGCTACCAGATCGTCGCGCCGATCGTCTCGCAGAAGAAGGGCGAGTTCGTCGACCTGTTCCGCGAGCTCGGCGCCAAGGGGTATTCACGAGCGATCGTCGACGGCGACCTCATCCAGCTGGCGGAGCCGCCGACGCTGAAGAAGAGCTACAAGCACGACATCGCGGTGGTGGTCGACCGCCTCGTGGCCTCCGACGACATCCTGGGCCGCGTGACCGACTCGGTCGAGACCGCCCTCGGTCTCGCCGGCGGCGTCGTGCAGGTCAACTACGTCGACGAGGAGGGCGACGCCGCGTGGCAGTCGTTCTCCGAGAAGCTCGCATGCCCCAACGGGCACCCGCTCAGCCTCACCGAGATCGAGCCCCGCACGTTCTCGTTCAACGCCCCGTTCGGCGCCTGCCCGGCCTGCTCGGGTCTCGGCACGCGCATGTCGGTGGACGTCGACCTCATGCTCGGTGACGAGGAGCTCTCGATCCGCGAGGGCGCGATCATCCCCTGGACCACCCAGGGCAAGGGACTGTTCCAGTACTACGAACGCCTGCTCGAGGGGCTTGCCGCCGACCTCAACTTCTCGCTCGACACCCCGTGGCAGGATCTCAGGGTCGACGTGCAGGATGCGATCCTCCGCGGCGACAACTACAAGGTGACCGTCAAGTGGAAGAACCGCTACGGCCGTGAGATGCGCTACGCCTCGGGGTTCGAGGGCGTCGTGCCGTACATCGAGCGGCAGTACGCCCAGGCCGAGTCCGACACGCAGCGAGCCCGCTGGGGGGAGTACCTCCGCGAGGTCCCGTGTCCTGTCTGCAACGGCGACCGTCTCAAGCCCGAGGTGCTCGCGGTGCAGGTGCACGGGCACTCGATCGCCGAGGTCTCGCACCTGAGCCTCGCCGACGCCCGCGCCTTCATGGAGACCCTCACCCTCACCGACCGCGAGGCGAAGATCGCTGCGCAGGTGCTCCGTGAGATCCGTCTGCGTCTCGACTTCCTGCTGCAGGTGGGCCTGTCGTACCTGAACCTCAGCCGTTCGGCAGGGTCGCTCTCGGGCGGTGAGGCGCAGCGCATCCGGCTCGCCACGCAGATCGGTTCCGGCCTCACCGGAGTGCTGTACGTGCTCGATGAGCCGTCGATCGGTCTGCACCAGCGCGACAACCGCCGGCTCATCAACACACTCCTCAAGCTCCGCGACCTCGGGAACACCCTCATCGTCGTCGAGCACGACGAAGAGACGATCGAGGCCGCCGACTGGGTCGTCGACATCGGCCCAGCTGCCGGTGTGAACGGCGGCGCGGTCGTGCACTCGGGTCCGTATTCGGCGCTGCTGAACGAGTCGGACTCGATGACCGGCGAGTACCTGTCGGGTGCCCGCGAGATCCCGACGCCGACGAAGCGCCGCAAGATCGACAAGAAGCGCAAGGTGAGCGTCGTCGGGGCGCGGGAGAACAACCTCAAGAACGTGAGCGTGGACTTCCCGCTCGGAGTGCTCACCGCCGTCACCGGCGTGAGCGGCTCTGGCAAGTCGTCTCTCGTGAACGACATCCTCTACCAGGTGCTCGCCTCGCGGCTCAACGGCGCGAGGACGGTTCCGGGCAAGCACACGCGGGTCTCCGGACTCGACAACCTCGACAAGGTCGTGCACGTCGACCAGGCGCCGATCGGTCGCACCCCGCGATCGAACCCCGCCACCTACACCGGCGTGTTCGACCGGATCCGGTCGCTGTTCAGCGAGACGCCCGAGGCGAAGGTGCGGGGATACCAGCCCGGCCGTTTCAGCTTCAACGTCAAGGGCGGGCGCTGCGAGGCGTGCTCCGGCGACGGCACCATCAAGATCGAGATGAACTTCCTGCCCGACGTGTACGTCGACTGCGAGGTGTGCCACGGCAAGCGGTACAACCGCGACACCCTGGCGGTGCACTACAAGGGCAAGAACATCGCCGAGGTCCTCGAGATGCCGATCGCGGAGGCGGCCGAGTTCTTCGAGCCGATCCAGGCGATCCACCGCTACATGAAGACGCTCGTCGACGTCGGTCTCGGATACGTCCGGCTCGGTCAGTCGGCCACGACGCTCTCCGGCGGCGAGGCGCAGCGCGTGAAGCTCGCCACGGAGCTCCAGCGCCGCAGCAACGGCCGCAGCATCTACGTGCTCGACGAGCCGACCACCGGTCTGCACTTCGAAGACGTCCGGAAGCTCCTGGAGGTGCTGAACGGACTCGTCGACAAGGGCAACACCGTGATCGTGATCGAGCACAATCTCGATGTGATCAAGTCGGCCGACTGGGTGATCGATCTCGGGCCGGAAGGCGGTTCAGGCGGTGGAGAGATCCTCGCGACCGGCACCCCCGAGCAGATCGCCCGGGTCGCGGAGAGCCACACCGGACAGTTCCTCGCCGAGATCCTGGATGAGGGGCGCTCTGCGCGGAAGGCCAGCTGA
- the uvrC gene encoding excinuclease ABC subunit UvrC — MADVLPYKPRTGEIPTDPGVYRFRDADGRVLYVGKAKNLRQRLSNYFAPLRTLHERTRRMVTTAASVEWTVVPTDVDSLQLEYMWIKEFDPPFNVRYRDDKSYPFMAVTLGDEAPRVIVTRNRKIPGARYFGPYPKVWAVHETIDLMIKAFPIRTCSDASYKRAMQTGRPCFPGQIGKCGGPCSMTVTIEEHRAMVDDFVAFMAGGDERFTRDLRKRMLAASAAMDYEAAAKFRDKLSAIEAVLGKSALVLAADEDADLFGIAEDELAAAVQHFVIRGGRVRGVRALTIEKEIDISSADLVDQVLQRAYGDAQDVPRRILVPTLPDDAAELEEWLRERRGRKVEIAVAQRGQRADLMRTATINAQQALIRHKTRRTSDYVARTQALTDLQEALGMSEAPLRIECFDISHLGGTNVVASMVVFEDGLPRKDQYRSFNIAETTDDTDSMYQVLTRRLAYLDKPDETEVIDPTTDEIVGEDVGEATVKRRPRFAYPPQLLLVDGGQPQVEAAARALRDSGHTEIAVCGIAKRLEEIWLPGDDFPVILPRTSEALYLLQRLRDEAHRFAITHQRKRRKNDITTVLAEVPGLGASRIKVLLKHFGSVTALRAAAPGEIEQVQGIGPVLAQNIHTHLATR, encoded by the coding sequence ATGGCCGACGTCCTCCCGTACAAGCCGAGGACCGGTGAGATCCCCACCGATCCCGGCGTGTACCGCTTCCGCGACGCCGATGGGCGTGTGCTGTACGTGGGCAAGGCGAAGAACCTGCGCCAGCGGCTGTCGAACTACTTCGCTCCGCTGCGCACTCTGCACGAGCGCACTCGACGGATGGTCACGACGGCAGCCTCCGTCGAGTGGACCGTGGTCCCGACCGATGTCGACTCGCTGCAGCTCGAGTACATGTGGATCAAGGAGTTCGATCCACCCTTCAATGTGCGCTACCGCGACGACAAGTCCTACCCGTTCATGGCGGTGACGCTCGGCGACGAGGCTCCGCGGGTGATCGTGACGCGAAACCGCAAGATCCCCGGCGCACGGTACTTCGGCCCGTACCCGAAGGTCTGGGCGGTGCACGAGACCATCGACCTGATGATCAAGGCGTTCCCGATCAGGACCTGCAGTGACGCGAGCTACAAGCGCGCCATGCAGACGGGGCGGCCGTGCTTCCCCGGGCAGATCGGCAAGTGCGGCGGACCCTGCTCGATGACGGTCACGATCGAGGAGCACCGGGCGATGGTCGACGATTTCGTCGCCTTCATGGCCGGTGGTGACGAGCGGTTCACCCGTGATCTGCGCAAGCGGATGCTGGCGGCGTCGGCCGCGATGGACTACGAGGCAGCCGCGAAGTTCCGCGACAAGCTGTCGGCCATCGAAGCGGTCCTGGGCAAGAGCGCGCTCGTGCTCGCCGCCGACGAAGACGCCGATCTGTTCGGCATCGCGGAAGACGAGCTCGCCGCAGCGGTGCAGCATTTCGTCATCCGCGGCGGGCGCGTGCGCGGTGTGCGGGCGCTGACGATCGAGAAGGAGATCGACATCTCCTCGGCCGACCTCGTCGACCAGGTGCTGCAGCGCGCCTACGGCGATGCGCAGGACGTGCCGCGACGCATCCTCGTGCCGACACTGCCCGACGACGCCGCCGAACTCGAGGAGTGGCTCCGCGAGCGACGGGGGAGGAAGGTCGAGATCGCCGTCGCCCAGCGCGGACAGCGAGCCGACCTTATGCGCACCGCGACGATCAATGCGCAGCAGGCACTCATCAGGCACAAGACCCGTCGTACGAGCGACTACGTCGCCCGCACCCAGGCGCTGACCGATCTGCAAGAGGCCCTCGGGATGTCCGAGGCACCGCTGCGCATCGAGTGCTTCGACATCTCGCACCTCGGCGGCACCAACGTCGTCGCCTCGATGGTGGTGTTCGAAGACGGTCTGCCGCGGAAAGACCAGTACCGGTCGTTCAATATCGCGGAGACGACCGACGACACCGACTCCATGTACCAGGTGCTCACCCGCCGCCTCGCCTACCTCGACAAGCCCGACGAGACCGAGGTCATCGATCCGACGACCGACGAGATCGTGGGGGAGGACGTCGGCGAGGCCACGGTCAAGCGACGGCCGCGATTCGCCTACCCGCCGCAGCTCCTGCTCGTCGACGGCGGCCAGCCGCAGGTCGAGGCCGCGGCGCGCGCCCTGCGCGACTCGGGTCACACCGAGATCGCCGTCTGCGGCATCGCCAAGCGGCTCGAGGAGATCTGGCTGCCCGGCGACGACTTCCCCGTGATCCTCCCTCGCACCAGCGAGGCCCTGTACCTGCTGCAAAGGCTGCGCGACGAGGCGCACCGCTTCGCGATCACGCATCAGCGCAAGCGTCGCAAGAACGACATCACGACCGTCCTCGCCGAGGTGCCGGGGCTCGGGGCCTCGCGCATCAAGGTCCTGCTCAAGCATTTCGGTTCGGTCACCGCGCTCCGCGCCGCGGCGCCGGGCGAGATCGAGCAGGTGCAGGGCATCGGTCCCGTCCTGGCCCAGAACATCCACACGCATCTCGCCACCCGGTAG
- the rapZ gene encoding RNase adapter RapZ gives MTDGDKGEFLIVTGMSGAGRTTVANALEDLGWYVVDNLPPQILRPLLDLTDMGGNALPKVAAVVDVRGRNLFDDFPGVARALRSRGSVRVLFLDASDDVLVRRFESVRRPHPLQEDGTLLDGIRVERSRLAPIREAADIVIDTSALNIHQLATQVSELFAEEGAPRHRVTLMSFGFKYGLPTDVDLVADMRFLPNPFWNEELRGLTGKDEEVRDFVLSREGAAEFLDAYTAALTPVLEGYQRENKSHSTVAIGCTGGKHRSVAMVEELARRLAAVPGVAVNVRHRDLGRE, from the coding sequence ATGACTGACGGGGACAAGGGCGAGTTCCTCATCGTCACGGGCATGTCTGGCGCCGGTCGGACGACCGTCGCCAACGCTCTGGAGGACCTGGGCTGGTACGTGGTCGACAACCTGCCGCCGCAGATCCTGCGGCCGCTGCTCGACCTCACCGACATGGGCGGCAACGCGCTTCCGAAGGTCGCGGCCGTGGTCGACGTGCGTGGTCGCAACCTCTTCGACGACTTCCCCGGCGTCGCCAGGGCGCTGCGTTCGCGCGGCTCCGTGCGCGTCCTGTTCCTCGACGCCTCCGACGACGTTCTCGTGCGGCGATTCGAGTCGGTGCGGCGTCCGCACCCGCTCCAGGAGGACGGGACGCTGCTCGACGGCATCCGCGTCGAACGGTCGCGCCTCGCCCCGATCCGCGAAGCCGCCGACATCGTGATCGACACGTCGGCGCTCAACATCCACCAGCTCGCCACGCAGGTGTCCGAGCTGTTCGCCGAGGAGGGAGCGCCGCGACACCGCGTGACGCTCATGAGCTTCGGCTTCAAGTACGGTCTCCCGACCGACGTCGACCTCGTCGCCGACATGCGCTTCCTCCCGAACCCGTTCTGGAACGAGGAGCTGCGCGGACTGACGGGGAAGGACGAGGAGGTCAGGGACTTCGTGCTGTCGCGCGAGGGAGCCGCCGAGTTCCTCGACGCGTACACGGCCGCGCTGACCCCGGTGCTCGAGGGCTACCAGCGCGAGAACAAGAGCCACTCGACCGTGGCGATCGGCTGCACGGGCGGCAAGCACCGCTCGGTCGCGATGGTCGAGGAGCTGGCCCGCCGGCTCGCCGCGGTGCCGGGCGTGGCCGTCAACGTGCGTCATCGCGACCTCGGCAGGGAATAG
- the whiA gene encoding DNA-binding protein WhiA, whose product MALTTDVKAELVSIRNAPPTVRVAEVTSILRFAGGLHSIAGRVAVEAEVDAEVLAQRVARDLAEIYGVRPEIAQVQSSTANDGARWAVRVIAAGETLARQTGLLDQRRRPVRGLPNRLTTGSRAEVAGLWRGAFLAAGTLSEPGRSAMLEIACPSSEAAMALVGAAHRLGVAAKAREVRGMPRVVVREGEAIRTILAEMGAQKTAVAWEEMRQRREVRAGVNRLVNFDDANLRRSAQAAVAACARVERALEILADEVPDHLRVAGELRLAHRDASLDELGHHADPPMTKDAVAGRIRRLLAMADKRAQQEGIPGTEAAVPAGLDV is encoded by the coding sequence GTGGCACTAACCACCGACGTCAAGGCTGAGCTGGTCAGCATCCGCAATGCACCCCCGACGGTGCGTGTCGCGGAGGTCACATCGATCCTGCGGTTCGCGGGCGGGCTGCATTCGATCGCCGGACGGGTCGCCGTCGAGGCGGAGGTGGATGCCGAGGTGCTGGCGCAGCGCGTCGCGCGCGACCTCGCGGAGATCTACGGGGTCCGTCCCGAGATCGCCCAGGTCCAGTCGAGCACCGCGAACGACGGTGCCCGCTGGGCTGTGCGTGTGATCGCCGCGGGGGAGACCCTCGCTCGTCAGACCGGGCTGCTCGACCAGCGCCGGCGTCCGGTCCGTGGACTGCCCAACCGCCTTACCACCGGGTCGCGTGCCGAGGTCGCCGGTCTGTGGCGCGGCGCCTTCCTCGCCGCGGGAACCCTCAGCGAGCCCGGCCGCTCGGCCATGCTCGAGATCGCCTGCCCGTCGTCCGAGGCAGCGATGGCCCTCGTCGGCGCTGCGCACCGCCTCGGCGTCGCCGCCAAGGCGCGCGAGGTCCGCGGCATGCCCCGCGTCGTCGTCCGTGAGGGCGAGGCCATCCGCACGATCCTGGCCGAGATGGGCGCGCAGAAGACCGCCGTCGCGTGGGAGGAGATGCGTCAGCGTCGCGAGGTCCGCGCCGGCGTCAACCGTCTCGTGAACTTCGACGACGCGAACCTGCGCCGCTCCGCGCAGGCCGCCGTCGCGGCGTGCGCCCGTGTCGAGCGAGCTCTCGAGATCCTCGCCGACGAGGTGCCCGACCACCTGCGGGTGGCCGGCGAGCTGCGCCTCGCGCACCGCGACGCGAGCCTCGACGAGCTCGGTCACCATGCCGACCCGCCCATGACGAAGGACGCCGTCGCCGGCCGCATCCGTCGCCTCCTCGCGATGGCGGACAAGCGCGCCCAGCAGGAGGGAATCCCCGGGACCGAGGCCGCGGTGCCCGCCGGACTCGACGTCTGA
- a CDS encoding superoxide dismutase, which translates to MATYTLPDLPYDFAALEPHISGKIMELHHDKHHATYVAGANTALEQLAEARESGNLANVNKLEKDLAFNLGGHVNHSIFWTNLSPNGGGQPEGELKAAIDEYFGSFEKFQAHFTAAATGIQGSGWAVLSWDSIGQRLIIQQLFDQQANTAQGTIPLFQLDMWEHAFYLDYLNVKADYVKAAWNIANWENVAQRLEVAREKTNGLLVLS; encoded by the coding sequence ATGGCGACCTACACGCTCCCCGACCTTCCCTACGACTTCGCAGCCCTCGAGCCGCACATCAGCGGCAAGATCATGGAGCTGCACCACGACAAGCACCACGCCACCTACGTCGCCGGCGCGAACACCGCGCTCGAGCAGCTCGCCGAGGCGCGTGAGAGCGGCAACCTCGCAAACGTGAACAAGCTCGAGAAGGACCTCGCGTTCAACCTCGGTGGTCACGTCAACCACTCCATCTTCTGGACGAACCTGTCGCCGAACGGCGGCGGCCAGCCCGAGGGTGAGCTGAAGGCCGCCATCGACGAGTACTTCGGCTCGTTCGAGAAGTTCCAGGCCCACTTCACCGCTGCTGCCACCGGCATCCAGGGCTCCGGCTGGGCCGTGCTGAGCTGGGACTCCATCGGCCAGCGTCTCATCATCCAGCAGCTGTTCGACCAGCAGGCGAACACCGCGCAGGGCACGATCCCGCTGTTCCAGCTCGACATGTGGGAGCACGCCTTCTACCTCGACTACCTCAACGTGAAGGCGGACTACGTCAAGGCCGCGTGGAACATCGCCAACTGGGAGAACGTCGCCCAGCGCCTCGAGGTCGCCCGCGAGAAGACGAACGGCCTGCTGGTACTGTCGTAA